GCTGCCTGGATCTCGCGGCCTGGCACGCCGCCCCCGACCTGGTGCACGCCGCGATCGACGAGGTCGCCACGCTGCACCGGGCGAAGTCCGAGATCAGCTACGTACGCGGGGTGCCGCCGGTCGTCAACGAACCGGGCACCACCGATCTGCTGCGCGCGGCGATGACCGCCCGGCTCGGGGCGAACTCCGTGGAGGACACCGAGCAGAGCCTGGGCGGGGAGGACTTCTCCTGGTACCTGGAGCACGTGCCCGGCGCGATGGCCCGGCTCGGCGTGCGCACGCCCGGCGAGCGGACCGTACGGGACCTGCACCAGGGGGACTTCGACGCGGACGAGTCCGCGATCACGGTGGGCGTCGAGCTGTTCACGGCCGCCGCCCTGCTGCACGGCGCGTGACACACGGACGGAGGGGTGCCCCGTTCGGCACCCCTTCGTCCCCTTGTGTCACTCGCACGTAACCGGCGGCGGACGTTCGTAACCGGCCGTCGGCACGAATCGATAACGGCAGTGAGGAACCCCGTTCCCCTCCCCTTCTACGCGCGTTACTGTGCGCCGCAGTCAGCGTCGGCAACGGCGCCGTTGGGGAATGTAAGGGGTGCTCTCGCATGCGTCGGATTTCTCGGAGAACCAGGCTTTCTCAAGCCGCTGTCGCCGTCGCGGTCGTCGTGGTGGCCGCGGCCGGCTGCGGCGACACCAGCAATGAGTCGTCGGGTGGCGACACCGAGTCCGGCTCCGGGTCCGGCTACAAGGGCAAGGGCATCGGACTCGCCTACGACATCGGCGGCCGGGGAGACCAGTCCTTCAACGACGCCGCCTACGCCGGCTACGAGAAGGCCCGCAAGGAGTTCAAGATCGGCGGGAACGACATCGAGCCGAGCGACGGCGAGTCGGACGCCGACAAGGTGCAGCGCCTGACCCAGATGGCGAAGGCGGGCTACAACCCCATCGTCGGCGTCGGCTACATCTACGCCCCGGCGGTCAAGGAGGTCGCCGCCAAGTACCCGAAGGTGACCTTCGCCGTCATCGACGACGCCCAGGTGCAGGCGAAGAACGTCGCCGACATGGTGTTCGCCGAGGAGCAGGCCTCCTACCTGGCCGGTGTCGCCGCGGCCAAGGCCACCAAGAAGGACCACGTCGGCTTCATCGGCGGGGTGGACATCCCGCTCATCCACAAGTTTGAGGACGGCTTCGTCCAGGGGGTCAAGTCGGTCGACCCGAAGATCGAGATCGAGAAGCGGTACCTCACCGAGAAGCCCGAGGACGGCGGGTTCTCCAACCCGAGCATGGGCAAGGAGGCCGCCAGCGGGCAGGTCGAGGCCGGCGCCGACGTGATCTACCACGCGGCCGGTCTTTCCGGCCAGGGCGTCATCCAGGAGGCCGCGGCGCAGAAGGTCTGGGCGATCGGGGTGGACTCGGACCAGTACAAGCAGAAGGCGCTCGCCGCGTCCAAGGAATGGATCCTGGGGTCCGCGCTCAAGGATGTCGGCGGGGCGGTGTACGAGGTCACGAAGTCCGTCGTGGACGGGAAGCCGTTGTCCGGTGAGCACCGGGGCGACCTGAAGTCGGGCGGGGTGGGCTTCGCCGACTCGAACCCGAAGTACAAGGAGATGACGGATGTCGTCGAGGCGGTGGAGAAGGCCAAGGAGGACATCGTCAGCGGCACGGTGACGGTCAAGACGGACTGACGCCCCGCCCGCCGCGCGGTTCCCCGCGCCCCTGAGGGGGCGGGGCCGCGCCCTTCACCCCTCCCTCAGAGACACGCTTCGCAGGTCGTACGCCCCTTGCCTCCCGCAAGGGGCGTTCGACGTTCCGTAGTCTGTACGGCATCTGTGGCCACAGCTCGATAACGGACCGGACAGAAGGGGTTTTCCGTCTGGTCTACGCGCGTTACGCTGCGGCGGAACCAGCGCCTGGTATGGGCGCTTGCACAAAGGAGTCACGTTCCATGCGCCGGGTGTCCCGAATCGCTGTCGCGGGCGTTGCGACCGCTACCCTCACCGCCGCCCTCGCTGCTTGCGGCGGCACGTCCAACGACGCCGCTGACAGCGGCGACGGCAAGAGCAAGGGCATCGCCCTCGCGTACGACGTCGGCGGCAAGGGCGACCAGTCCTTCAACGACGCCGCGACCGCCGGAATGGAGAAGGCCGCCGCGGAGTTCAAGTACGGCTCCAAGGCCGTCGAGCCCACCGACGGCGAGTCGGACGCCGACAAGGTGCAGCGCCTCCAGACGCTGGCCAAGGCCGGCTACAACCCGGTCGTCGGCGTGGGCTACGCCTACGCGCCGGCCGTCGCCGAGGTCGCCGAGAAGTTCCCGAAGACCACGTTCGGCATTGTCGACGACGAGACGATCGACAAGAAGAACGTCGCCGACATGGTCTTCCACGAGGAGCAGTCCTCGTACCTCGCGGGCGTCACCGCGGCCCTCACCACCAAGTCCAAGACCGTCGGCTTCGTCGGCGGCGTGGACATCCCGCTGATCCACAAGTTCGAGGCGGGCTACAAGCAGGGCGTCGCGGACACGAACCCGAAGGTCAAGGTCGTCTCGCAGTTCCTCACCGAGAAGGCCGAGGACGGCGGCTTCGCCAGCCCCGACAAGGGCAAGACCGCCGCCGAGGGCCAGATCGAGGACGGCGCCGACGTGGTCTACCACGCCGCGGGCCTCTCCGGTCAGGGTGTCATCGAGGCGGCCTCCGCCGCCAAGGTGTGGGCGATCGGCGTCGACTCCGACCAGTACAGCCAGGACGCCCTCAAGGCGTACAAGCAGTACATCCTCACCTCGGCCACCAAGGACGTCGCGGGCGCGGTCTACAACCTCGCCAAGTCGGTCCAGGACGGCAAGCCCGAGACGGGTGTCGTGCGCGCCTCCCTGAAGACCGGCGGTGTGGGCCTCGCGGACTCGAACCCCGACTTCAAGGACAACGCCAAGCTGCAGGCGGCCCTGAAGAAGGCCTCCGAGGGCATCAACGACGGCACCATCAAGGTCAAGACCTCCTAACGACCGCTCGTAGTAACCATGGTCAATCGGGCGCTGTAATGGCAGCGTTACGGTCGCGAAAACGGGGTGTGGGAAGGATGGCCTTCCCGCGCCCCGTTCGCGCGGCGGATGACCCGGGTCTGTCCGGGAGGCATGGATATGCCTGGATGTGCCCGGAACATCCGAACTCCGCAGTAGTAGTCGAAGCAGGGGCGCTACGCGCGTAGATGGCCCCTTTTCCAAGGAGTACGCCATCGACGCGTCCAGCAGCCCCCCGCTCGCCGCACAGTCACTCTCGAAGTCGCAGTCGCCCGTCTCGGTCGAACTGGCGGGGATCACCAAGCGCTTCCCCGGTGTCGTCGCCAACCACGACATCCACCTCTCCGTCCGCAAGGGCACCGTGCACGCCCTCGTCGGTGAGAACGGGGCCGGCAAGTCCACCCTGATGAAGATCCTCTACGGCATGCAGAAGCCGGACGAGGGCACCATCGCGGTCGACGGCGAGCAGGCCGTCTTCGCCAGCCCCGCCGACGCCATCGCGCGCGGCATCGGCATGGTCCACCAGCACTTCATGCTGGCCGACTACCTCACCGTCCTGGAGAACGTCGTCCTCGGCAGCGAGAAGCTGTACGGCATCGGCGGCGCCGCCCGCGACAAGATCAGGGAGATCTCCGAGCGCTACGGCCTCGGGGTCCGCCCGGACGC
This sequence is a window from Streptomyces ortus. Protein-coding genes within it:
- a CDS encoding BMP family lipoprotein, which produces MRRVSRIAVAGVATATLTAALAACGGTSNDAADSGDGKSKGIALAYDVGGKGDQSFNDAATAGMEKAAAEFKYGSKAVEPTDGESDADKVQRLQTLAKAGYNPVVGVGYAYAPAVAEVAEKFPKTTFGIVDDETIDKKNVADMVFHEEQSSYLAGVTAALTTKSKTVGFVGGVDIPLIHKFEAGYKQGVADTNPKVKVVSQFLTEKAEDGGFASPDKGKTAAEGQIEDGADVVYHAAGLSGQGVIEAASAAKVWAIGVDSDQYSQDALKAYKQYILTSATKDVAGAVYNLAKSVQDGKPETGVVRASLKTGGVGLADSNPDFKDNAKLQAALKKASEGINDGTIKVKTS
- a CDS encoding BMP family lipoprotein — protein: MRRISRRTRLSQAAVAVAVVVVAAAGCGDTSNESSGGDTESGSGSGYKGKGIGLAYDIGGRGDQSFNDAAYAGYEKARKEFKIGGNDIEPSDGESDADKVQRLTQMAKAGYNPIVGVGYIYAPAVKEVAAKYPKVTFAVIDDAQVQAKNVADMVFAEEQASYLAGVAAAKATKKDHVGFIGGVDIPLIHKFEDGFVQGVKSVDPKIEIEKRYLTEKPEDGGFSNPSMGKEAASGQVEAGADVIYHAAGLSGQGVIQEAAAQKVWAIGVDSDQYKQKALAASKEWILGSALKDVGGAVYEVTKSVVDGKPLSGEHRGDLKSGGVGFADSNPKYKEMTDVVEAVEKAKEDIVSGTVTVKTD